TCGGAACAATCCAGACAGTGCAATTTATCTTCCTGAATGAGTTTTCCGCAGCCTTGACAGCGCCTTAGTTCCGAACGCAAATAATTGGTCTGACAAGCAAGACAAATCGGGCCCTGTTTATCTCCACAGAAAACACAATTGTTTTCAGCATCATACCAAAGTCCCCGAGCAAACTTGGCCGTTTCTCTCCACAACCTCAACAAAACAGTTACCTTCTTTCCCCATTGTCTATAAGCCCTAACTTAAAGGCTTGCCTGTTCTGCTCTTCAATCCATTCCACTGCCCTCTTCATAGCCTTTGTTCTCTCCTGAGCAATAAATAAGACCTTCCCCCCAGGGCTTTCTAAGGTTCGCCCTACTCTTCCTGCCATTTGCACTAACGCACGCTCATCAAAAACAGGGTGATCTGCCCCCAAAACGGCCACTTGGATCCCCGGCAAAGTAATCCCTCTCTCTAGGATTGTGGTACTGACAAAAATATCATAGCTGCCCTGCTGCAATTCCTTTATTTTTTTGCCCCGCTCAGGGTCGGCACTGTAGCTGCCATTGATGCACCAGCGGGGATGCCTCTGTTCAAGACATTTGACCCAGGGCGCCACCCAGGAAATCTTTGGCACGAATACAAGCACAGGACCCTCTGCTCTTAATAATTCCAGTTGTTTGCCCCACTGATCCATACTCCCCGCCGAAGCTTCCAAGAATTTTCCGGACCTTACCCAAACCGGCGCCGGCAAAGGGTTGCGATGATGCCTGGAAGGGAGTCGAATCAAGAGGACTTCCCCGTTTTCTGCAGCTTTTAAACGTTCAGGTGTTGGCGTGGCCGTCAAATAGAGGAGCTTCCCGCCCTCACTTAAAGCTTGTTTCAACCCCCATTCCAGCGTTCTGCTGCCATGATAAGGAAAGGCATCAATTTCATCCATAAAGATAACATCAAAAGAACGCCAAAATCTCAAGACCTGATGAGTTGTCGCCAGGACCAATCCTCCGGCTTGAAGTTTATTCGTGATCATTCCTGTCAGTATTTGAATGGGATAACTCGGGAAATCCTTTCGAAACCTAGGTTCAATATCATGGATAACATCCTGACGAGGGGCTGCAAACAGCACAGATTTTCCCTGCTTCAGGGCCCAAGCCGCCGCTGGAAAACAAACTTCTGTTTTTCCGGCGCCGCAGGCTGCCCAGAGAAGAGCTTCCGACCGTGAATGCTTCACAAATTCTAAGACTTCATCACTTGCCTTACGTTGTGCCTCTGTTAAGCTCCAATGAGGCTGAAATATAACCTTCGCCGGACGATTTAAAAGCCTTCGTTTATCTCTATAAAGCACATCTAAAGAAGTACTTGAACCCATGCTTATACAGCCGCGGCAGGTTAGTGCCCTGCCATAGATGCTGGGCCACTCTTCTAAATCCTTTTCCCCACAACGCTGACACTGCCATTTTCCTTTGACCTGTTTTACAGAAGGAACCCATTCAGCCCAGCCTCCCCGAACATTTTGCTGGGCAAATTGGCTTATGATATCCCCTTTAACTCCCAGATCTCTGGCAAGCCTTTGCAAATCCCCTGATGAAAGCTGCTTTCCCCGAACAATTTGATTAAAATCAAAACAGGCCACCCTTTCTTTTTGGGCTTGTCCCTCTACGCCAGGATAAAACCTCCTTTCACCGGAAACATCTTCCCAAGCAAAATCCTTACTATCCCCCAATAACCTTTTGAGAGCTTTTAGAATCTGTTTCTTTGTCAATTCCGGATTCTTTTTCTGACCCCAAGGATGGAGAGGGGGTTTCTTTGGCAGCGTCTCTGAAACAGTCTGAATAACGGCCAGGGGGAGAGGCTCACTTAGGCAGTGGATAACTTTAGAATCTAAGGTGACTCCCGCCTGGAACGGAATAAAACCAACCTCGCAATCCTTGTTCAGCGTCAGAATAAAGAGCATAGCAATCCCTCTCTTATCAAAACCCCTGGGGCGGTTTATTGATATCATACCCTATCTCTGGGACTATCTTTTAGGGAAGAGACTGTTACGCAAATCGTCATATCTGGAAACCGCCTCTCCAAGCATGCTATGTACCTTCCTATTAGGTCAGCAGACAAATTATGCTCAATAGGTATTTCCACTCTTATTGGGCCTTTAGAATACTGCTGTCCCTCCGCCAGCTCTTTACGAAGCAGCCAAAACCGCTTCTCCATCTCTTCATCCTCCAGAAAGGACTCCCTTACAACATATCCTTCTGATTCATTACTGAGCTTACCCTTCCAATTCTTTAGAACAGCCTCCCATTTGGGAGGAATCTTCCATTCAAAACGGGGGCTTACTATCCAGAAAAGAATTGCCAGCATAAGTACTAAGCTTGTAAGCAGAGACATAATCACACCTCCTGCTTACAACTTATGTTAGGGCAGACGTTGTGTGAGTTGTCTCTGCCGGGCATACTCGGCAAGAAAACGGATATGCTGAGAGGGCAGAAAATCAGTATGACCCGGCCAAAGCTTTTGCTGCTGCTTAGTAAGGTTAGCCGTCCTCCCTTCGATCACTTCCGGCACGTCTTCAACCCAGTGATAAAGTTCCATGGCCATTTGGGGATTTTTTTTCCAATTCTCCTCGGCAGCCTCCAAGATAACCGACTGAGCCCATTCATAGGTTTCAAGGTCAAACCCTTTCCAGCGCAGGAGGTCCTGCGCTGCATTTAAACCGGAGTCTAAGTCCCCCTTCCGAAGGAAGTGCTCCGCTAATTCTCGTTTTGTTCTGACCTGGGTTTGATCCCATCTCAAGCTTTTCAGCCAAAGTTTTTCACTTATATCAGGGTTGGCCTTGGTCAATTGGACTGCTTGTGTATTCCAGACCTGTTCTTGTTCTAACAATTTGGGATTATAAAATACACACCCACAGAACAGACAGATAAGTGCACTTAACCCGAACACGCCCATAGACCCCAGCTTATGCTTAGGATACCACCTGCCCCTGCTTCCATAAAGCAGCCAAAAGAGAATACCTAATGAGCCGAAGGAAAAATCAGCATCTACTAAACTATGCAGGGCCAAATAAAGTAAAGCAGAATTAAGTCTAAGGCGAGCTTTTCTTTCTTCATGGGTTTTAAGGTATCCCTGGCTGCCCCAAATTTTCCGCTCCTGTATCAGCGTTTGCCCGCTCCAAATGCCCATACCAATAAGTCCGATAATCCCCTGGTTCAATAAGATGTGAATAATGCTTGAGTGAGGATCCGCCGTCCAATAGGGATAAGACTGAACGGTTGGAAAAGCCCTCCACCCGCCTGCTTGAGGGAGTCCCCATGATTCCCAGGCAAGTTTTAGTCCATCTTTAAAGTAGAAAAGCCTTTCCTGCCAGCTCGATGAAGAAAATCCCCAATCCGTTAAGTTGTCCCAAGCTGAGGGATAGTGGATGAATAGGATAATTCCTCCTATGCTTCCCATTGCTAAACCTAAAAAACCTTTTAAGTATTGGCTTCTTAGTATTCTCCCTAATCGTCGTCCTGATTTTAACGAATGCCTTGGCAAAATCCTTTGCTGACTGACAACCATCAAGACATACTGCCCCGCAAAAACTATTATAAAAAAACCCACACCGGCACGTGAACCCGTTCCCAATAAGGAAATACCCAGGAAAATTTTTACCATCTTTTTTGACGGACTAAGTAAAAGAACCGCCCCCAAGAAGACCGCTGCAGCATTTGAGTATCCAAAAACCGAGCTTAGCCTTCCCCCTACTTTGCTTACCCAAGGCAGCCAACCAATGACAGCTACTGCGACCGCCAGCCATTCCAGATATCTCATGGAGCTGCTTTTTGCTCTTTCATTGAATGAAATAGAAACGCCCCAGCGATAGAATACCCAAAATATCCCCCATTGCAGCGCTTCAAGAAATCCATCCGTCAGTTTAACCGGCTCAAGAATTCCTAAAAAGGAAACCAGCACCATTCCTAACAGCAGGCCATCGGTCACACCGATTGGAGTGTATAAATTCCTGCTCTTATGAAACCCTATGGGCAAATGAACTGCCATGATAAAGGCGGATAGAACAAAGCCAAATAAATACCATTCACGTGGATAATACAAGCCGTGAATACATAGAGCAGCCCCTAAAAAAAGAGCTAGGAGACGTTCTGTGTTGCTCCTAGCTCTGCTGTCTTGTTGTAACGAAGTGCCAATCACTGGGCCGAGTTCTTCTTCTCTAAGAAAAATTTAAGGGTCCCTTCTGCTGCCAAGT
This Desulfosporosinus orientis DSM 765 DNA region includes the following protein-coding sequences:
- a CDS encoding DEAD/DEAH box helicase family protein, which encodes MLFILTLNKDCEVGFIPFQAGVTLDSKVIHCLSEPLPLAVIQTVSETLPKKPPLHPWGQKKNPELTKKQILKALKRLLGDSKDFAWEDVSGERRFYPGVEGQAQKERVACFDFNQIVRGKQLSSGDLQRLARDLGVKGDIISQFAQQNVRGGWAEWVPSVKQVKGKWQCQRCGEKDLEEWPSIYGRALTCRGCISMGSSTSLDVLYRDKRRLLNRPAKVIFQPHWSLTEAQRKASDEVLEFVKHSRSEALLWAACGAGKTEVCFPAAAWALKQGKSVLFAAPRQDVIHDIEPRFRKDFPSYPIQILTGMITNKLQAGGLVLATTHQVLRFWRSFDVIFMDEIDAFPYHGSRTLEWGLKQALSEGGKLLYLTATPTPERLKAAENGEVLLIRLPSRHHRNPLPAPVWVRSGKFLEASAGSMDQWGKQLELLRAEGPVLVFVPKISWVAPWVKCLEQRHPRWCINGSYSADPERGKKIKELQQGSYDIFVSTTILERGITLPGIQVAVLGADHPVFDERALVQMAGRVGRTLESPGGKVLFIAQERTKAMKRAVEWIEEQNRQAFKLGLIDNGERR
- a CDS encoding O-antigen ligase family protein; the protein is MIGTSLQQDSRARSNTERLLALFLGAALCIHGLYYPREWYLFGFVLSAFIMAVHLPIGFHKSRNLYTPIGVTDGLLLGMVLVSFLGILEPVKLTDGFLEALQWGIFWVFYRWGVSISFNERAKSSSMRYLEWLAVAVAVIGWLPWVSKVGGRLSSVFGYSNAAAVFLGAVLLLSPSKKMVKIFLGISLLGTGSRAGVGFFIIVFAGQYVLMVVSQQRILPRHSLKSGRRLGRILRSQYLKGFLGLAMGSIGGIILFIHYPSAWDNLTDWGFSSSSWQERLFYFKDGLKLAWESWGLPQAGGWRAFPTVQSYPYWTADPHSSIIHILLNQGIIGLIGMGIWSGQTLIQERKIWGSQGYLKTHEERKARLRLNSALLYLALHSLVDADFSFGSLGILFWLLYGSRGRWYPKHKLGSMGVFGLSALICLFCGCVFYNPKLLEQEQVWNTQAVQLTKANPDISEKLWLKSLRWDQTQVRTKRELAEHFLRKGDLDSGLNAAQDLLRWKGFDLETYEWAQSVILEAAEENWKKNPQMAMELYHWVEDVPEVIEGRTANLTKQQQKLWPGHTDFLPSQHIRFLAEYARQRQLTQRLP